A window of Nicotiana tabacum cultivar K326 chromosome 24, ASM71507v2, whole genome shotgun sequence contains these coding sequences:
- the LOC107791097 gene encoding zinc finger protein 8-like, with protein MDRRDIETHDFMNVESFSQLPFIRPAPTKEKAAAIRLFGKELGGREESKSVDTNNHSHDQESKDSSVNVSDNRKFVCNYCCRNFPTSQALGGHQNAHKRERQNAKRAQLSGNVHGNYFHSFYGSSRHVYNGSHYSQTRTINGISPLVFWRSHSSPLSNYARDRYKMIDPLPMYVNGNLKTNSSSISLSRFGYELKEGVQDHVSLDLHL; from the coding sequence ATGGATAGGAGAGATATAGAAACTCACGATTTCATGAACGTGGAATCTTTCTCCCAACTGCCCTTTATTAGGCCAGCACCAACAAAAGAAAAGGCTGCAGCCATTAGGCTTTTTGGGAAAGAATTAGGTGGTCGTGAGGAATCTAAATCTGTCGATACCAATAACCATAGTCATGATCAAGAATCAAAAGACAGTAGTGTCAATGTCTCCGACAACCGAAAATTTGTatgtaactattgttgtaggaatTTCCCAACTTCACAAGCATTAGGAGGTCATCAAAATGCACATAAAAGAGAACGTCAAAATGCCAAAAGAGCTCAACTTAGTGGAAACGTTCATGGCAATTATTTTCATAGCTTTTATGGAAGTAGTCGTCATGTTTATAATGGTAGCCATTATTCTCAAACTCGTACTATAAATGGAATTAGTCCCTTGGTCTTTTGGAGAAGTCATTCTTCTCCTCTTTCTAATTATGCTCGTGACCGTTACAAGATGATAGATCCATTGCCAATGTATGTTAATGGAAATTTGAAGACCAATAGCAGCTCGATTTCTCTAAGCCGATTTGGGTATGAACTGAAGGAAGGAGTTCAAGATCATGTGAGTTTAGATCTACACTTGTAA